A single window of Ignavibacteriota bacterium DNA harbors:
- a CDS encoding fused response regulator/phosphatase, with protein sequence MNSTAQNTSNKILLVEDEESVAKLFLYNFKKAGYDCQWAENGLDGYLKARDFKPDIIVSDIMMPEVDGHQFRKRVLEDSSLKLIPFIFLTAKGDETDILEGYDLHVEDYIVKTSGPKIVLAKINAVLKAFEKEREKAVGEVQKAASAMSAKVVPDEFPQLEGLVVKHWHVPFQNVPGGDFIDYFKVDDDNLVVVLGDIMGKKWGAWYFAVAYAGYVRSAIRMILDSDHDLSPSTILDKINKAIFKDERISDVFITLSVVCINSKNKILKYAGAGDLPIIYKSDSVKSVKSNGILLGFKEVGNYQNVELQLNSGEAVYLITDGIPETRMTNGDFFGEAKLKQTISEILPNADPLEKIIDVFSESTANTFEDDISIVAIKIL encoded by the coding sequence GTGAATAGTACAGCCCAAAATACATCCAATAAAATACTTCTTGTTGAAGATGAGGAATCAGTTGCAAAACTTTTTCTTTATAATTTTAAAAAGGCAGGCTATGATTGTCAATGGGCTGAAAATGGATTGGACGGATACCTGAAAGCCCGGGATTTTAAGCCAGACATCATTGTAAGCGATATTATGATGCCCGAAGTTGACGGACATCAATTTAGAAAAAGAGTTCTTGAAGATTCATCTTTAAAATTAATTCCCTTCATTTTTCTCACCGCAAAAGGCGATGAAACAGACATTTTAGAAGGTTATGATCTTCACGTAGAGGATTATATTGTTAAAACTTCCGGACCAAAAATTGTACTCGCAAAAATAAATGCAGTACTAAAAGCTTTTGAAAAAGAAAGAGAAAAAGCAGTAGGTGAAGTCCAAAAAGCCGCATCTGCTATGAGCGCAAAAGTTGTTCCTGATGAATTTCCTCAATTGGAGGGATTAGTTGTAAAACACTGGCATGTTCCTTTTCAAAATGTTCCCGGAGGAGATTTTATTGATTATTTTAAAGTAGATGATGATAATTTGGTTGTGGTTCTTGGCGATATTATGGGTAAAAAATGGGGTGCTTGGTATTTTGCAGTTGCGTATGCGGGTTATGTAAGAAGCGCAATAAGAATGATTTTGGATTCTGATCATGATCTTTCTCCATCAACTATTTTAGATAAAATCAATAAAGCAATTTTTAAAGATGAAAGAATATCTGATGTATTTATTACATTGTCTGTTGTGTGTATAAACAGTAAAAATAAAATTCTTAAATATGCCGGAGCAGGAGACCTTCCGATTATTTATAAATCGGATTCAGTTAAAAGCGTAAAATCAAATGGAATACTTTTAGGTTTTAAGGAAGTCGGGAATTATCAAAATGTTGAACTTCAATTAAATTCCGGAGAAGCGGTATATTTAATTACAGATGGAATTCCTGAAACAAGAATGACAAATGGTGATTTTTTTGGAGAAGCAAAATTAAAACAAACAATTTCAGAAATCCTTCCAAATGCTGATCCGCTTGAAAAAATTATCGATGTTTTTTCAGAATCAACAGCAAATACTTTTGAAGATGATATAAGCATTGTTGCAATAAAGATACTTTAA
- a CDS encoding M4 family metallopeptidase, translating to MRSKLLLINVIVIILYLNASAQTSSVKNHSSLKGWKNKTNRQLSQNKSIDLNEVKKVSENIINHRSSKSLAKTTNQQNSLSSVLRNKDRKPIDLNKIKLKSSAKNFKINWDEKNNTPIALYNNFSGQSLGKAILSISAYENAITFIKENKELFKLQNPFEELILNKEITDNLNMHHIVFDQKYKGIPIWGKEMVVHLNSAGEIYSVNARYSKTPTDIDVHSKKIEDNEAVKIAKQSLLKFTKIENLDKNLKKLLKYDEPTAEQYIWTDETNKNHLVWFVTIRPNLKDNWYYFVDANNGDILEKYNAAAADGPATTTAKDLLGINRSINVYLSSGAYYLLDASRDMWRQGQTDPVNNPLGGILTLNINNQDLSNTSQIYFVTSNNNSWNDATSISAHYNSGITYQYYLEKHGRDGIDGSGSTMISIIHATEDGQPMDNAYWNGAFMVYGDGNSAFYPLATAVDVAAHEMTHGVIEHTVGLEYKNQSGALNESLADVFGAMVDKEDWYMGEDVTKTSYIPTGVLRNMLDPHNGGTSIYDNGWQPSNMNEFLNLTIDQDNGGVHINSGIPNRACALIGEAIGKDKTEKIYYRILDARYLNSQSQFIDMRLAAIRSATDLFGESSAEVNAVKNAFDTVGIFDGSGTKPPSDIPAVEGEQWIAAVNAETNDSSLYLIRPTIQSNSDIVQLTSTQIYTGTGNPISITDDGSYILFIDADNYIRGINNNGSGESVLSQYGEWNSIAISPDGTKLAATSIYYEPNIYIFDLENSNNSFIISLYNPTTQDGVEDNSVKYADALDWDINSEIIVYDCYNEVPQATGGNIDFWTINIYDMNDGNIYNLFPPQQEGISIGNPSFSQTNSGFLLLDLIDFNNGTDDIYAIDLFSGNANVVESNGSSIGYPRYSPDDTKIVFQRLNNTNTPSLRLINLMDDKITAASSSQDYVVGGRLPNWFAVGSRPVSVEDQNSNSVPQEFYLGQNYPNPFNPNTQIEFSLPQKSFIKLKIYDALGKEISNLIDGEKSAGKYKVNFNANGIASGIYMYRLETEGFTETRKMILIK from the coding sequence ATGAGATCAAAATTACTTTTGATAAATGTAATTGTAATAATTTTATATCTTAATGCTTCGGCACAAACCAGTTCCGTAAAAAATCATTCTTCATTAAAAGGCTGGAAAAATAAAACCAATAGGCAACTTTCACAAAATAAATCCATTGATTTAAATGAAGTAAAAAAAGTTAGTGAAAATATAATTAATCATAGATCTTCAAAATCTTTAGCAAAAACAACAAACCAACAAAACAGTTTATCTTCGGTTCTTAGAAATAAGGATAGAAAACCAATTGATCTAAACAAAATAAAATTAAAATCATCGGCTAAAAATTTTAAAATAAATTGGGATGAAAAAAATAACACACCAATTGCGCTTTATAATAATTTCAGCGGTCAAAGTTTAGGAAAAGCAATTCTATCAATTTCAGCTTATGAAAACGCAATAACATTTATTAAAGAAAATAAAGAATTATTTAAACTTCAAAATCCATTCGAAGAATTAATTCTGAACAAAGAAATTACAGATAATCTAAATATGCATCATATTGTTTTTGATCAAAAATATAAAGGAATTCCCATTTGGGGAAAAGAAATGGTTGTGCATTTAAATTCCGCAGGAGAAATTTATTCCGTAAATGCAAGATACTCTAAAACTCCTACAGATATTGACGTACATTCAAAAAAGATAGAGGATAATGAAGCAGTAAAAATTGCAAAACAAAGTTTATTAAAATTTACTAAAATTGAAAACCTCGATAAAAATTTAAAAAAACTCTTAAAGTATGATGAACCGACCGCAGAACAATACATTTGGACCGACGAAACAAATAAAAATCATTTGGTTTGGTTTGTAACAATTAGACCTAATTTGAAAGATAATTGGTATTACTTTGTAGATGCAAACAATGGTGATATTTTAGAAAAGTATAACGCTGCCGCTGCGGATGGTCCCGCAACTACAACGGCTAAAGATTTGCTTGGTATAAATAGATCAATAAATGTGTACTTATCATCCGGCGCTTATTATTTACTTGATGCGTCAAGAGATATGTGGCGGCAGGGTCAAACCGATCCGGTTAACAATCCTCTTGGTGGAATTTTAACGCTAAACATAAATAACCAAGATCTCTCGAATACTTCTCAAATTTATTTCGTTACTTCAAATAATAATTCTTGGAATGACGCAACTTCGATTTCCGCACATTATAATAGCGGAATTACATATCAATATTATTTGGAAAAACATGGAAGAGACGGAATTGATGGAAGCGGAAGTACAATGATTTCAATAATACACGCAACTGAAGATGGTCAACCTATGGATAACGCTTATTGGAACGGTGCTTTTATGGTTTATGGTGATGGCAATAGTGCTTTTTATCCATTAGCTACGGCTGTAGACGTTGCGGCTCATGAAATGACTCACGGTGTAATAGAGCATACAGTTGGATTGGAATATAAAAATCAGTCGGGAGCATTAAATGAATCTTTAGCCGACGTTTTTGGCGCAATGGTAGATAAAGAAGATTGGTATATGGGCGAAGATGTGACAAAAACAAGTTATATACCTACGGGTGTTTTGAGAAATATGTTGGATCCCCATAATGGAGGAACGAGCATTTATGATAATGGCTGGCAGCCGTCAAACATGAACGAATTTTTAAATTTAACCATTGATCAGGATAATGGCGGTGTTCACATTAATAGCGGTATCCCAAATAGAGCTTGTGCTTTAATTGGAGAAGCGATAGGTAAAGATAAGACAGAAAAAATTTACTATAGAATTTTAGATGCAAGATACCTTAATTCACAGTCACAATTTATTGATATGCGGTTAGCGGCAATAAGATCGGCAACAGATTTATTTGGTGAAAGTTCTGCCGAAGTGAATGCCGTAAAAAATGCATTTGATACGGTTGGAATATTTGATGGAAGCGGAACCAAACCGCCGAGCGATATTCCTGCTGTTGAGGGTGAACAATGGATCGCCGCTGTAAATGCTGAAACAAACGACAGTAGTTTATATTTAATCCGACCAACTATTCAGTCAAATAGCGATATTGTACAGCTTACCTCTACACAAATTTATACAGGAACAGGAAACCCTATTTCTATAACGGATGACGGATCGTATATTTTATTTATTGATGCCGACAATTACATAAGAGGAATTAATAATAATGGATCTGGTGAAAGTGTGTTGAGTCAATATGGCGAATGGAACTCAATTGCTATTTCACCTGACGGAACTAAATTAGCCGCTACATCAATTTATTATGAACCGAATATTTACATTTTTGATCTGGAAAATTCAAATAACAGTTTCATTATTAGTTTGTATAATCCAACAACTCAAGATGGAGTTGAAGACAACAGTGTAAAATATGCCGATGCTCTTGATTGGGATATAAACAGTGAAATAATTGTGTATGATTGTTATAATGAGGTTCCGCAAGCAACCGGTGGAAATATAGATTTTTGGACTATCAATATTTATGATATGAACGATGGTAATATTTACAACCTGTTTCCACCGCAGCAGGAAGGAATTAGCATTGGCAATCCTTCTTTCAGTCAGACCAATAGTGGATTTTTATTACTCGATTTAATTGATTTTAACAATGGGACAGACGATATATATGCAATTGATTTGTTCAGTGGAAATGCTAATGTTGTTGAATCAAATGGTTCATCAATTGGTTATCCGAGATATTCTCCGGATGATACAAAAATAGTATTTCAAAGATTAAACAATACTAATACTCCATCTTTGCGTTTAATTAACTTAATGGATGACAAAATCACCGCGGCTTCAAGTTCTCAGGATTATGTTGTCGGGGGTCGTTTACCGAATTGGTTTGCCGTCGGATCGCGTCCGGTTTCCGTGGAAGATCAAAATAGTAATTCAGTTCCGCAAGAATTTTACTTGGGTCAAAATTATCCAAATCCTTTTAATCCAAATACGCAAATTGAATTTTCTCTTCCGCAAAAATCATTTATTAAGCTTAAAATTTATGACGCACTTGGAAAAGAGATTAGTAACTTAATTGATGGAGAAAAATCCGCCGGAAAATATAAAGTTAACTTCAATGCTAATGGTATTGCAAGCGGAATTTATATGTATAGATTAGAAACTGAAGGATTTACCGAAACAAGAAAAATGATATTAATAAAATAA
- a CDS encoding DUF4922 domain-containing protein has product MEKLFLTDKELSQFGNIDNLSQEAESLLNHQKANWELLKNNFESLSNTKSKSFEFNNSLIKVQFNPTRITSTSAKVDKKSIEKRKCFLCLENLPNEQNGIKFKKDFIILCNPYPIFNQHLTVAYKNHIPQSIESNFQNMLELSYDLREKFFVFYNGPKCGASAPDHLHFQAGLKDEIPIYSNYINSTIKNDNLIYNKKEVKISFIKSEIQKFVLFESKNKIELEKIILKTLEAAKKILSTNEEPLINILSFYVNDFFNVVVFLREKHRPEQYYEGGEKQLLISPASVDLGGLVIAPREEDFNKITIQDIANIFGQVLLDSNKTERILRSCLDN; this is encoded by the coding sequence ATGGAAAAATTATTTCTTACAGATAAAGAACTGAGCCAATTTGGTAATATTGATAATCTTTCTCAAGAAGCGGAATCATTATTAAATCACCAGAAAGCCAACTGGGAATTGCTGAAAAATAATTTTGAATCTTTATCAAACACAAAAAGCAAATCTTTTGAATTTAATAATTCATTGATAAAAGTTCAGTTTAATCCAACGAGAATTACGTCAACATCCGCAAAGGTCGATAAAAAATCAATAGAAAAAAGAAAATGTTTTTTGTGCTTAGAAAATTTACCGAATGAACAAAACGGAATAAAATTCAAAAAAGATTTTATAATACTTTGCAATCCCTATCCGATTTTTAATCAGCATTTAACTGTTGCTTATAAAAATCATATTCCTCAAAGCATAGAAAGTAATTTTCAAAATATGTTAGAGTTGAGTTATGATTTACGGGAAAAATTTTTCGTTTTTTATAATGGACCAAAGTGCGGAGCATCGGCGCCAGATCATCTACATTTTCAAGCAGGATTGAAGGATGAAATTCCAATTTATTCCAACTACATTAATTCAACAATTAAAAATGATAATTTAATTTATAATAAAAAGGAAGTTAAAATATCATTTATAAAAAGTGAAATTCAAAAATTTGTTTTATTTGAGTCAAAAAATAAAATTGAATTGGAAAAAATTATTTTGAAAACCCTTGAAGCGGCAAAGAAAATATTGAGTACAAACGAAGAGCCATTAATAAATATTTTAAGTTTTTATGTTAATGATTTTTTTAACGTTGTTGTATTTTTAAGAGAAAAACATAGACCGGAACAATATTATGAAGGTGGTGAAAAACAATTATTGATAAGTCCCGCTTCTGTTGATCTTGGAGGATTAGTAATTGCACCTCGCGAAGAGGATTTTAATAAAATTACTATACAGGATATTGCGAATATTTTTGGTCAGGTATTATTAGATTCAAATAAAACTGAAAGAATTTTAAGAAGCTGTTTAGATAATTAA
- a CDS encoding sigma-54-dependent Fis family transcriptional regulator, translating into MEKTIFIVDDEPAILKLITHWVKNEWEYNVRTFTNGTELLENIYENPDLILLDIMLPDLSGTEILKRTKRMNKHLPVIMLSAQGNIDVALECIREGAYDYFPKPVDKNRLRPAIQNAIKNYDLQRRVDELNTNLQHEYSFDNIVSADKKMQEVFKMVTKVLNNDITVLINGESGTGKELIARAIHYNGTRKNDPFVVVNSASIPRELLESELFGHERGAFTGAHQRKIGKFELANGGTIFLDEIGDMEMSLQAKILRVIQQKEFERVGGNETIKTDVRIISATNVNLKEAVANRDFREDLYYRLSSFPIQIPALRERRGDVVILINHFLAEFNKKMTKEILTITKPALKLLYDYDWPGNVRELENTIERCMILSETNNIDVDVLPPQILSADGDGLTDSNGPLFTEDAPIIPFEKLKAEAIKHALRITNGNIVDASKKLNVGRATLYRLMEKYDIKTRRN; encoded by the coding sequence TTGGAAAAAACAATATTCATAGTAGATGATGAACCCGCAATTCTCAAACTAATTACACATTGGGTCAAAAACGAGTGGGAATATAATGTCCGCACATTTACAAATGGAACCGAACTTTTAGAAAATATTTATGAAAATCCGGATCTTATTTTACTAGATATTATGCTGCCGGATTTAAGCGGAACAGAAATTCTGAAAAGGACAAAACGAATGAATAAACATTTGCCGGTTATAATGCTTTCTGCTCAAGGCAATATTGATGTTGCTCTTGAATGCATTAGAGAAGGAGCATATGATTATTTTCCAAAACCGGTAGATAAAAACAGACTTAGACCCGCCATTCAAAACGCAATCAAAAATTATGATCTGCAGCGAAGAGTTGACGAACTTAATACAAATCTACAGCATGAATATAGTTTTGATAATATTGTTTCTGCCGATAAAAAAATGCAGGAAGTTTTCAAAATGGTAACAAAGGTTCTTAACAATGATATTACCGTTTTAATTAACGGAGAAAGTGGAACCGGTAAGGAATTAATTGCACGTGCAATTCATTATAACGGAACTAGAAAAAATGATCCATTTGTTGTTGTAAACTCAGCTTCAATTCCCCGTGAACTTTTAGAAAGCGAATTGTTCGGACATGAACGCGGCGCTTTTACCGGCGCGCATCAAAGAAAAATTGGAAAGTTTGAATTGGCAAACGGCGGAACAATATTTCTTGATGAAATCGGTGATATGGAAATGTCTCTGCAGGCAAAAATATTACGCGTAATTCAGCAGAAAGAATTTGAAAGAGTCGGCGGAAATGAAACAATTAAAACAGATGTTCGAATTATTTCCGCAACAAATGTTAACTTAAAAGAAGCCGTTGCAAATAGAGATTTCAGAGAAGATTTATATTACAGATTAAGTTCATTTCCAATTCAAATTCCTGCGTTAAGAGAAAGAAGAGGAGATGTAGTAATTCTGATAAATCATTTCCTTGCCGAATTCAATAAAAAGATGACAAAAGAAATTTTAACAATTACAAAGCCTGCTCTAAAATTATTATATGATTATGACTGGCCGGGAAATGTTAGAGAACTTGAGAATACTATTGAAAGATGTATGATTTTATCCGAAACCAATAATATTGATGTTGACGTGCTTCCACCGCAAATTTTATCTGCCGACGGAGATGGCTTAACTGATTCGAACGGACCATTGTTTACCGAAGATGCACCAATTATTCCATTTGAAAAACTAAAAGCCGAAGCTATTAAACATGCTTTAAGAATTACAAATGGAAATATTGTTGACGCATCAAAAAAATTAAACGTGGGAAGAGCAACTTTATACAGATTGATGGAAAAGTATGATATTAAAACTCGTCGAAATTAA
- a CDS encoding outer membrane beta-barrel protein has product MKKIFVIFLLTLLVSNISSAQTSNSAIGLNGTLSIPVGDFNDVAKMGYGISGSFYYSLSDYFQFTGTLGYIAWGGDKIEIGNTTLEATDPHVSIPILVGGRFFLDDKELNPYICGELGLHVFTTASTQTKIAGIAQPKIKGDTNPYFGFGLGGGAVYELSNDIKVDGNLQYNIVSSEESIGFFTLEVGFIVGI; this is encoded by the coding sequence ATGAAAAAAATATTTGTGATTTTTTTATTAACTCTTTTAGTCTCAAACATTTCGTCAGCACAAACCAGCAATAGTGCTATCGGTTTAAATGGTACGTTGTCAATTCCGGTCGGTGATTTTAATGATGTTGCCAAAATGGGTTATGGTATTTCCGGATCATTTTATTATAGTCTATCAGATTATTTTCAATTTACGGGTACTCTTGGCTATATTGCTTGGGGTGGCGATAAAATTGAAATTGGCAATACAACTTTAGAAGCTACTGATCCGCACGTATCTATTCCTATTTTAGTGGGCGGACGTTTTTTCTTGGATGATAAAGAACTTAATCCATACATTTGCGGCGAATTGGGTTTACACGTTTTTACTACTGCCTCAACGCAGACAAAAATTGCCGGAATCGCACAACCAAAAATAAAAGGTGATACAAATCCATATTTTGGTTTTGGACTTGGCGGCGGCGCTGTTTATGAGTTAAGTAATGATATTAAAGTTGACGGAAATTTACAATATAATATCGTAAGTTCCGAAGAATCAATTGGATTTTTTACTTTAGAAGTTGGATTTATAGTAGGAATATAA
- a CDS encoding glycosyltransferase family 2 protein, with protein sequence MNNNIEVFLTAFSESIFLNNVKSLRNFEKINAIHAIVNKNNSNLSEFNQLVVRNIFSTESIKLISKNLKSDFVLLGNKSTNLDFGKFSLDRMLSVAKSTNAGIVYSNFYEIKNEVLIKHPTIDYQFGSLRDDFDFGPVMLINSIALIEAVKDFSENYYSAGFYDMRLKISQKYPIYRIPEFLYTIYEEDDRKSGEKMFDYVDPKNRQNQIEMENASTNHLKKIGVFLTPEFQKINFENENFENEASVIIPVKNRVKTIGDAIKSVLNQSTNFKFNLIVIDNHSNDGTTEVINNFAKQDERVIHIIPERNDLQIGGCWNEGIMNNKCGKFSIQLDSDDIYIDENTLQKIVDKFYLEECAMVIGSYKLTNFKLEEIPPGIIDHKEWTADNGKNNALRINGLGAPRAFYTPVLRDIKIPNVSYGEDYAVGLAISRDYQIGRIYEPLYLCRRWEGNSDADLDIEKTNANNLYKDKLRTFEVLARQIKNKSHFNFFNM encoded by the coding sequence ATGAATAATAATATCGAAGTATTTCTTACAGCGTTTAGCGAATCTATATTTCTTAACAATGTAAAGTCATTGAGAAATTTTGAAAAAATAAACGCCATTCACGCAATTGTAAACAAAAACAATTCAAATCTTAGTGAATTCAATCAGCTGGTAGTGCGTAATATTTTTTCTACAGAATCAATAAAATTAATATCAAAAAATTTAAAATCAGATTTTGTACTCCTTGGAAATAAAAGTACAAATTTGGATTTTGGAAAATTCAGTTTAGATAGAATGCTGAGTGTTGCAAAAAGTACAAATGCCGGAATTGTCTATTCAAATTTTTATGAAATTAAGAATGAAGTATTAATAAAGCACCCCACAATTGACTATCAATTTGGAAGTCTGCGCGATGATTTTGATTTCGGACCGGTTATGTTAATAAATTCAATTGCATTAATTGAAGCTGTAAAAGATTTTTCAGAAAATTATTATTCCGCTGGATTTTATGACATGCGCTTAAAAATCTCGCAAAAATATCCTATTTATAGAATTCCGGAATTTCTCTACACAATTTATGAAGAAGACGACAGAAAAAGCGGTGAAAAAATGTTTGATTATGTTGATCCAAAAAACAGGCAGAATCAAATAGAAATGGAAAACGCATCTACAAATCACCTAAAAAAAATAGGCGTATTTTTAACCCCTGAATTTCAAAAGATAAATTTTGAAAATGAAAATTTTGAAAATGAAGCATCTGTTATTATTCCGGTAAAAAATAGAGTTAAAACAATTGGCGACGCAATTAAATCCGTGTTAAATCAGAGTACAAATTTTAAATTTAATCTTATAGTTATTGATAATCATTCAAATGACGGAACTACCGAAGTAATAAATAATTTTGCAAAACAAGATGAACGTGTTATTCATATTATTCCAGAAAGAAATGATCTTCAAATTGGCGGATGCTGGAATGAAGGAATAATGAATAATAAATGCGGAAAATTTTCAATTCAATTGGATAGTGATGATATTTATATTGATGAAAACACGCTTCAAAAAATAGTAGATAAATTTTATTTGGAAGAATGCGCAATGGTAATCGGTTCTTATAAATTAACTAATTTTAAATTGGAAGAAATTCCGCCGGGAATTATAGATCACAAAGAATGGACGGCAGATAACGGAAAAAATAATGCTTTAAGAATAAACGGATTGGGTGCTCCGCGCGCATTTTATACACCGGTTTTACGGGATATAAAAATTCCGAATGTAAGTTACGGTGAAGATTACGCCGTTGGTTTAGCCATTTCAAGAGATTATCAAATTGGAAGAATTTACGAACCTCTTTATTTATGTAGAAGATGGGAAGGAAATTCGGATGCTGATTTGGATATTGAAAAAACGAATGCCAATAATTTGTATAAAGATAAACTAAGAACATTTGAAGTTTTGGCAAGACAAATAAAAAATAAAAGCCATTTCAATTTTTTTAATATGTAA